A window from Luteolibacter flavescens encodes these proteins:
- a CDS encoding glycoside hydrolase family 76 protein — protein MITRSSFLKSLAAVALLPRVSLSQDAPGRSDLAKAFRDGMKTLDDVFWVPELANWLDRPGKDLRGHFDGSINPPWWSCANAVEAMVDYMNVTRTGIYDAQLRELHAGNVLRGSRFPKLAESLRKQGKWSADDDKKLERKMKSLDPQKIHDSEFRNEYLDDSAWWGIAWLKFHERTKDPRYLRTAVAIHKHLVDNWQKNGGVSWAEEDDKRDPNAITNSLFVVLSARLHRVTKKREFLDWAERTIAWEKEVKLYDGTGIVDRPGHKGDYWTYNQGAYVGGLEALHAATGKQVWLDEAAGIATTIIEKSGVVTEQGILYEKLSTDGWDVGMFKGICARYFGTLSRTLKRQKIHPGVSAQLDRVLAASAGAILKLPQEDGLYPLEWQQPPRAKVVNYNTQLSALIAVLAAI, from the coding sequence ATGATCACCCGTTCCTCATTCCTCAAGTCCCTCGCCGCGGTGGCACTGCTGCCGCGAGTCTCGCTCTCGCAGGATGCCCCCGGCCGGTCCGACCTGGCGAAGGCATTCCGCGACGGGATGAAGACGCTGGACGATGTCTTCTGGGTGCCGGAGCTGGCGAATTGGCTGGACCGCCCGGGCAAAGACCTGCGCGGCCACTTCGACGGCAGCATCAATCCTCCCTGGTGGTCCTGCGCGAATGCCGTGGAGGCCATGGTGGACTACATGAATGTCACCCGCACCGGCATCTACGATGCACAGCTCCGCGAGCTGCACGCGGGGAATGTCCTGCGCGGCAGCCGCTTCCCGAAGCTCGCCGAGTCGCTGCGCAAGCAGGGGAAGTGGTCCGCCGACGATGACAAGAAGCTGGAGCGGAAGATGAAGTCGCTCGATCCGCAGAAGATCCACGACAGCGAATTCCGCAACGAGTACCTCGACGACTCCGCCTGGTGGGGTATCGCGTGGCTGAAATTCCACGAGCGCACGAAGGACCCGCGCTACCTGCGCACCGCCGTGGCCATCCACAAGCACCTCGTGGACAACTGGCAAAAGAACGGCGGCGTCTCCTGGGCCGAGGAGGATGACAAGCGCGACCCGAACGCGATCACGAACAGCCTCTTCGTGGTCCTTTCCGCACGGCTCCACCGCGTGACGAAGAAGCGCGAATTCCTCGACTGGGCCGAGCGCACCATCGCGTGGGAAAAGGAGGTGAAGCTCTACGACGGCACCGGCATCGTGGACCGCCCCGGGCACAAGGGCGACTACTGGACCTACAACCAGGGCGCGTATGTCGGCGGCCTGGAAGCGCTCCACGCCGCCACGGGCAAGCAGGTGTGGCTGGACGAGGCCGCGGGCATCGCCACCACCATCATTGAAAAGTCCGGGGTGGTGACGGAGCAGGGGATCTTGTACGAGAAGCTTAGTACCGACGGCTGGGACGTGGGCATGTTCAAGGGCATCTGCGCGCGTTACTTCGGCACGCTCTCCCGCACGCTGAAGCGGCAGAAGATCCACCCCGGCGTCTCCGCACAGCTCGACCGCGTGCTGGCCGCCAGCGCCGGGGCCATCCTGAAGCTCCCGCAGGAAGACGGCCTCTACCCGCTGGAGTGGCAGCAGCCGCCGCGGGCGAAGGTGGTGAACTACAATACGCAGCTCTCCGCGCTGATCGCCGTGCTGGCCGCGATTTGA
- a CDS encoding sulfatase-like hydrolase/transferase: protein MKSNHMILGLLAAVAIPAHAERKPNVLLIVADDLGWGELTSQGFTKDIPTPNIDSISANGVRFTNGYVSGPYCSPTRAGLLTGRYQQRFGHEFNPGNPVEAGTAIGLSLQETTIGDRLKSAGYATGWFGKSHLGNTPEFHPQKRGFDEFYGFLGGAHGYFEPGRGDNAVLRGTEPVKETGYLTETFASEAASFIERKKDQQWFVYLPFNAVHAPLDTLKKYDDRFASISDPKRRKFAALLSALDDSVGTVLNKVRDLKLEEDTIVYFISDNGGPTQSITSGNGPLKGYKAQTSEGGIRVPFAIQWKGTIPAGKVDERPVIQLDLLPTSLAAAGVEIDPAWKLDGVNLLPYLKEGGKTEAPHEALYWRFGQQIAIRKGEWKLVKSAEDGIRYGGGKASADGAKLYNLTTDIGEKNDLASEHPDKVKELTEAWNAWNATLVDPKWTPNGNRRNAQRRREVAGNASRTGPWKSGDALSAENSPDIAGKGFTIAAQIEGEPKDGVILAHGGTSRGYALHLARGKLVLSVRDGGELSSVVGTEPVAAGSRKVEATVAADGQVKLAVDGQPAGEGKLASIVTRAPGQGLTVGNDGGAAVGEYAAPHAYEGKVTNATVTAH, encoded by the coding sequence ATGAAATCGAACCACATGATCCTCGGCCTGCTGGCCGCAGTCGCCATCCCCGCCCACGCCGAGCGGAAGCCGAATGTCCTGCTCATCGTCGCCGACGACCTCGGCTGGGGCGAGCTCACCTCGCAGGGCTTCACGAAGGACATCCCCACTCCGAACATCGACAGCATCTCGGCGAACGGTGTCCGCTTCACGAATGGCTACGTCAGCGGCCCGTATTGCAGCCCGACCCGCGCCGGACTTCTCACCGGTCGCTACCAGCAGCGTTTCGGCCATGAATTCAATCCCGGCAACCCGGTCGAGGCAGGCACCGCCATCGGCCTGTCGCTGCAGGAGACCACCATCGGCGACCGCCTGAAGTCCGCGGGCTACGCCACCGGATGGTTCGGCAAGTCGCACCTGGGCAACACCCCGGAATTCCACCCGCAGAAGCGCGGCTTCGATGAATTCTACGGCTTCCTCGGGGGCGCGCACGGCTACTTCGAGCCGGGTCGCGGCGACAATGCCGTGCTCCGCGGCACCGAACCGGTGAAGGAGACCGGCTACCTCACCGAGACCTTCGCGAGCGAGGCCGCGTCCTTCATCGAGCGGAAGAAGGACCAGCAGTGGTTCGTCTATCTGCCCTTCAATGCCGTCCACGCCCCGCTGGACACGCTGAAGAAGTACGACGACCGCTTCGCTTCCATCTCCGATCCGAAGCGCCGCAAGTTCGCCGCGCTGCTGTCCGCGCTCGATGACTCGGTCGGCACGGTGCTGAACAAGGTCCGCGACCTGAAGCTGGAGGAAGACACCATCGTCTACTTCATCAGCGACAATGGCGGGCCGACGCAGTCGATCACCTCCGGCAACGGTCCGCTGAAGGGCTACAAGGCGCAGACTTCCGAGGGCGGCATCCGCGTGCCCTTCGCCATCCAGTGGAAGGGCACCATCCCCGCCGGCAAGGTGGACGAGCGCCCGGTGATCCAGCTCGACCTGCTGCCGACCAGCCTCGCCGCGGCGGGCGTGGAGATCGACCCGGCATGGAAGCTGGATGGCGTGAATCTCCTTCCCTACCTGAAGGAGGGCGGCAAGACCGAGGCCCCGCACGAGGCGCTCTACTGGCGCTTCGGCCAGCAGATCGCCATCCGCAAGGGCGAGTGGAAGCTGGTGAAGTCCGCCGAGGACGGCATCCGCTACGGCGGAGGGAAGGCCAGCGCCGACGGCGCGAAGCTCTACAACCTCACGACCGACATCGGCGAGAAGAACGACCTCGCCTCGGAGCATCCGGACAAGGTGAAGGAACTCACCGAGGCCTGGAACGCCTGGAACGCGACGCTCGTGGATCCGAAGTGGACGCCGAACGGCAACCGCCGCAATGCACAGCGCCGCCGCGAGGTGGCGGGGAATGCCTCGCGCACCGGCCCGTGGAAATCGGGCGACGCGCTCTCCGCGGAGAACTCGCCGGACATCGCGGGCAAGGGCTTCACGATCGCCGCACAGATCGAGGGCGAGCCAAAGGACGGCGTGATCCTCGCACACGGCGGCACCTCGCGCGGCTACGCGCTGCACCTCGCCCGGGGGAAGCTGGTCCTCTCCGTGCGGGATGGCGGCGAGCTCTCCTCGGTGGTGGGCACCGAGCCCGTGGCCGCCGGCAGCCGCAAGGTCGAGGCCACCGTGGCGGCAGACGGCCAGGTGAAGCTCGCCGTGGACGGCCAGCCCGCCGGTGAAGGCAAGCTCGCCAGCATCGTCACCCGCGCTCCAGGCCAGGGCCTCACCGTGGGAAATGACGGCGGTGCCGCGGTCGGCGAATACGCCGCACCCCACGCCTACGAGGGCAAGGTGACGAATGCCACCGTGACGGCCCACTGA
- a CDS encoding MBOAT family O-acyltransferase, producing the protein MLFNSYFFLFVFMPVALLGYHLLRKAPFRLSLAWLVLVSLYFYGIWNPDPDEPWSPKYLAIILGSCGFNYFLGRRLSALKFTAPGKLLLAGGITANLLLLGYYKYAGFLAGVSTSLVDWPGDIGTIILPLAISFFTFLQIAYLVDAYRGETEEYHFTDYLLFVTFFPHLIAGPLIHHREMMPQFERNKDRGLRSRDFAIGMTMLALGLFKKVVLADYLARTATPIFNLAAGEVRDPTMAEAWAGAITYTLQLYFDFSGYSDMALGTARMFGIRFPLNFHSPYKAVSIVDFWRRWHMTLSRFLRDYLYIPLGGNRKGPSRRYVNLFLTMLLGGIWHGAGWTFIIWGALHGGYLCLNHAWAGLRKKMGWPALPKPLAIGLTFLAVVVGWVFFRAHDVETALEMLGAMFGFHGIQGWPPEAVVAVKAKRALVPIVLGLIVVWALPNTQEFLRRYRPALDIAEATGTTTGPLRWWQWRPTWQWLLFTLAVIYAVGRSFDNLSEFIYFQF; encoded by the coding sequence ATGCTATTCAATTCCTACTTCTTCCTCTTCGTCTTCATGCCGGTGGCCCTGCTGGGCTATCACCTGCTGAGGAAGGCACCCTTCCGCCTGTCGCTCGCCTGGCTCGTCCTGGTGTCGCTGTACTTCTACGGCATCTGGAATCCGGACCCGGACGAGCCGTGGAGCCCGAAGTACCTCGCGATCATCCTGGGATCCTGCGGCTTCAATTATTTCCTCGGGCGCAGGTTGTCCGCGCTGAAATTCACCGCGCCCGGCAAGCTGCTGCTGGCGGGCGGCATCACGGCGAACCTGCTGCTGCTCGGCTACTACAAGTATGCGGGCTTCCTCGCCGGGGTGAGCACGTCCCTGGTCGATTGGCCGGGCGACATCGGCACCATCATCCTGCCGCTGGCGATCTCCTTCTTCACCTTCCTCCAGATCGCGTACCTGGTGGATGCCTACCGCGGGGAGACGGAGGAGTACCACTTCACGGACTACCTGCTCTTCGTCACCTTCTTCCCGCACCTCATCGCGGGCCCGCTGATCCATCACCGGGAGATGATGCCGCAGTTCGAGCGGAACAAGGACCGCGGGCTCAGGTCGCGGGACTTCGCCATCGGCATGACCATGCTCGCGCTGGGCCTCTTCAAGAAGGTGGTGCTGGCCGACTACCTCGCGCGCACGGCCACGCCGATCTTCAATCTCGCGGCGGGCGAGGTCCGCGATCCGACGATGGCGGAGGCGTGGGCGGGCGCGATCACCTACACGCTGCAGCTCTACTTCGACTTCTCCGGCTACTCGGACATGGCGCTCGGCACGGCGCGCATGTTCGGCATCCGCTTCCCGCTGAATTTCCACTCGCCGTACAAGGCGGTCTCCATCGTGGACTTCTGGCGGCGCTGGCACATGACGCTGTCCCGCTTCCTGCGCGACTACCTCTATATCCCGCTCGGCGGGAACAGGAAGGGCCCGTCACGCCGCTACGTGAATCTCTTCCTGACCATGCTGCTCGGCGGCATCTGGCACGGCGCGGGGTGGACCTTCATCATCTGGGGCGCGCTGCACGGCGGCTACCTGTGCCTGAACCACGCGTGGGCCGGCCTGCGGAAGAAGATGGGCTGGCCCGCGCTGCCGAAGCCGCTGGCGATCGGCCTGACCTTCCTCGCGGTGGTCGTCGGCTGGGTCTTCTTCCGCGCGCACGACGTGGAGACGGCGCTGGAAATGCTGGGGGCCATGTTCGGCTTCCACGGCATCCAGGGCTGGCCGCCGGAGGCCGTGGTGGCGGTGAAGGCGAAGCGCGCGCTGGTGCCCATCGTCCTCGGCCTCATCGTCGTCTGGGCGCTGCCGAATACGCAGGAGTTCCTGCGCCGCTACCGGCCCGCGCTGGACATCGCGGAAGCGACCGGCACCACCACCGGCCCTCTCCGCTGGTGGCAGTGGCGGCCCACGTGGCAGTGGCTGCTTTTCACGCTCGCCGTGATCTACGCGGTGGGCCGCAGCTTCGACAATCTGAGCGAGTTCATCTACTTCCAGTTCTGA
- a CDS encoding sigma-70 family RNA polymerase sigma factor — protein MSDRNDAALLEAWCAGASEEAFAALARRYGGLLYHAALRRTGRDDLAGEAAQNALLILARKAPRLTHLPSLSGWLHRTACYEASKILRREQRHHARMKHLMPPDEEGESTWKEIAPLLDEALDAMGEKDREVIFLKFFDGLSFEQMARRFGGEPAAWRQRGSRAIERLRTYLTRRGVAVSATVLTTGLGTSFTQAAPAAFLASLPSSASAASAALSWQTLTFHSIHLMKVKPAAALAAVLLLSLVPLGMQAMAISEARDRIGLLESAHATSPVAPSRQMASSSSRAGSAMNLVALADALLAAEQGDLVKRFTTERKIEAMGADELEALLRESAGLELGADQRVALVKALFRQYCRVAEKSGLPGERVMELVVLLAPAMTSGQGTLWDLAGGNLDRWVEADPDAAVAWYRQMARPGSSNDTGVLVARAFDALERRDSAEALAFYRSLPDAEKFSLIGGGGGADRPQEMLGLASEIADERLRLLSMNAIFHRADGRSPQEVRGWLAGLDLDGSRAEELLAIAASGPRGEVTAEDAARRIEWLRESADGLDVPHATGMLLTGLATSRPDAAAAILDAEWARRPDERMLATYMTHGVKSELLVLDAIPRAALISDPELRDSALRTMLLTSRKEEDARELARRGGLPAEEIDRLFSR, from the coding sequence ATGAGCGACCGCAATGATGCAGCCCTGCTGGAGGCGTGGTGTGCCGGAGCCTCCGAGGAGGCCTTCGCGGCGCTCGCACGTCGCTACGGCGGACTGCTGTATCATGCGGCGCTGCGGCGGACCGGACGCGATGACCTCGCGGGCGAGGCGGCCCAGAATGCGCTGCTCATCCTCGCGCGGAAGGCCCCGCGGCTGACGCACCTGCCCAGTCTCTCCGGATGGCTCCACCGCACCGCCTGCTATGAGGCGTCGAAGATCCTGCGCCGCGAGCAGCGGCACCATGCGCGTATGAAACACCTGATGCCGCCGGACGAGGAAGGCGAGTCCACGTGGAAGGAGATCGCCCCGCTGCTGGATGAAGCACTGGACGCGATGGGCGAGAAGGATCGCGAGGTGATATTCCTGAAATTTTTCGACGGCCTGAGCTTCGAGCAGATGGCGCGTCGCTTCGGCGGCGAGCCCGCGGCGTGGCGCCAGCGTGGATCGCGCGCCATCGAGCGGCTGCGGACTTATCTGACAAGGCGCGGCGTGGCGGTGAGTGCCACCGTGCTGACCACCGGGCTGGGCACCTCGTTCACGCAGGCCGCCCCTGCGGCTTTCCTCGCATCGCTGCCATCATCCGCATCCGCAGCATCCGCCGCGCTCTCGTGGCAGACGCTCACCTTCCACTCCATCCATCTCATGAAAGTGAAACCTGCCGCGGCGCTCGCGGCCGTCCTGCTTCTCTCGCTGGTGCCGCTGGGCATGCAGGCGATGGCCATCTCCGAGGCACGCGACCGCATCGGATTGTTAGAGAGCGCGCATGCCACGTCACCCGTGGCACCGTCGCGGCAGATGGCGTCATCGTCATCACGCGCGGGCAGCGCGATGAATCTCGTCGCGCTCGCGGATGCACTGCTCGCCGCGGAGCAGGGGGACCTGGTGAAGCGCTTCACCACGGAGAGGAAGATCGAAGCGATGGGCGCGGATGAGCTTGAAGCGTTGCTGAGGGAGTCGGCGGGGCTCGAGCTGGGAGCGGACCAGCGGGTCGCGCTGGTGAAGGCATTGTTCCGCCAGTACTGCCGCGTCGCGGAGAAGTCGGGCCTGCCCGGTGAGCGGGTGATGGAGCTGGTGGTGCTGCTCGCGCCTGCCATGACCTCCGGCCAGGGAACGCTGTGGGATCTCGCGGGAGGAAACCTGGACCGCTGGGTGGAGGCGGATCCGGATGCGGCGGTGGCGTGGTATCGCCAGATGGCCAGGCCCGGCTCCTCGAATGACACCGGCGTGCTGGTCGCGCGGGCATTCGATGCGCTGGAGCGGCGCGATTCGGCGGAGGCGCTGGCCTTCTATCGCTCGCTGCCGGATGCGGAGAAGTTCTCGCTGATCGGCGGCGGTGGTGGCGCGGACCGGCCGCAGGAGATGCTCGGCCTCGCCTCGGAGATCGCGGATGAGCGGCTGCGGTTGCTTTCCATGAATGCGATCTTCCACCGTGCCGACGGCCGCTCCCCGCAGGAGGTGCGCGGATGGCTGGCGGGGCTGGATCTGGACGGGAGCCGGGCGGAGGAGCTGCTGGCCATCGCTGCCTCCGGTCCGCGCGGCGAGGTGACTGCGGAGGACGCCGCGCGACGGATCGAGTGGCTGCGCGAGTCCGCGGACGGACTGGATGTCCCGCACGCCACCGGCATGCTGCTCACGGGCCTGGCGACCTCCCGTCCGGATGCCGCGGCGGCGATCCTGGATGCCGAGTGGGCGCGCCGGCCGGACGAGCGGATGCTGGCCACCTACATGACCCATGGAGTGAAGAGCGAGCTGCTGGTGCTGGATGCGATCCCGCGTGCCGCCCTCATCTCCGACCCAGAGCTGCGCGACTCGGCGCTGCGCACCATGCTGCTGACCTCGCGCAAGGAGGAGGATGCCCGTGAACTCGCACGCAGGGGCGGGCTGCCAGCAGAGGAGATCGACCGGCTTTTTTCACGCTGA
- a CDS encoding choice-of-anchor A family protein, whose translation MKLLTFLSAGVLCLCGAKASAANLVMSLMERFNVIAGDYTPGNETEGSALVYGTYKPGNSAQFGFNSGQVSNDAKYTLWLNNGVANTNRTTLLSGSLVSRTPVTSSQFTLNGNAPGTPVISTGEGAWNDALASVGLSSVNHLTNILTLASQQWSQMTPNSTATIPGNGSFTFNATPTLIDGTRVAIFNVSAATLFGNGGNFDRLELNMNGAETVLINVSGTNIDINKNFTNGFTNNESKVLFNFFEATSMTVNRNFRGAIFAPLANVQQNGSNFDGSVVAAKLTQTAEIHNVTFKGNLPASSIPEPSVAILALAGLGLAFRRKR comes from the coding sequence ATGAAACTCCTTACATTCCTGTCCGCAGGCGTACTATGCCTGTGCGGAGCGAAAGCTAGCGCCGCCAACCTGGTGATGAGCCTGATGGAGCGCTTCAATGTCATCGCCGGTGATTACACTCCGGGCAATGAGACCGAGGGTTCCGCCCTTGTCTATGGCACCTACAAGCCGGGCAATTCCGCCCAGTTCGGCTTCAACAGCGGACAGGTGTCGAACGACGCCAAGTACACGCTGTGGCTGAACAACGGCGTGGCCAATACCAACCGCACCACGCTGCTCAGCGGCAGCCTCGTGAGCCGCACCCCGGTGACGAGCAGCCAGTTCACGCTGAATGGCAATGCCCCCGGCACCCCGGTGATCTCCACCGGCGAGGGCGCATGGAATGACGCGCTCGCCAGCGTGGGCCTCTCCAGCGTGAATCACCTCACGAACATCCTGACCCTCGCCTCGCAGCAGTGGTCGCAGATGACGCCGAACAGCACGGCCACCATCCCGGGCAACGGCTCCTTCACCTTCAATGCCACGCCGACCCTGATCGACGGCACGCGGGTCGCCATCTTCAATGTCTCCGCTGCCACCCTCTTCGGCAACGGCGGCAACTTCGACCGCCTGGAGCTGAACATGAACGGCGCGGAGACCGTGCTGATCAACGTCTCGGGCACGAACATCGACATCAACAAGAACTTCACCAACGGCTTCACGAACAACGAATCGAAGGTCCTCTTCAACTTCTTCGAGGCGACCTCGATGACGGTGAACAGGAACTTCCGCGGCGCGATCTTCGCCCCGCTGGCAAACGTGCAGCAGAATGGCTCGAACTTCGACGGCTCCGTGGTGGCGGCCAAGCTGACCCAGACCGCCGAGATCCACAACGTGACCTTCAAGGGCAACCTGCCCGCCTCGTCCATACCGGAGCCTTCCGTGGCCATCCTCGCCCTCGCGGGTCTCGGCCTCGCCTTCCGCCGCAAGCGCTGA
- a CDS encoding amidase, with amino-acid sequence MKTRPTTSLILSICFAGITYGIAGAAESTVPVIKTFDLETATLDDVQEAMRLGELSSVELTLLYLNRIAAYDKTTGPIGLNTVPALNPDVIAEAARADKLRRQGVDLGPLHGVPFTAKGNYNFKGMATTDGISVWADFTAPYTSHVIEALQEKGAVFLGHNNLDTFQSSTGSTNSQTFGLARNAYNREFATGGSSGGSGSSVGANLTFFALGGETGGSVRSPSERAGIVGYKTSQSLISVRGLAPLAWDRDVVGPMTRYAVDNAHVMEAASKEDPANVWSSVTVDEGRPRPVNFASQATTSSLAGKKFGILTNSVGTSDTGVAGAIKQVFAEAKATLEAAGATVVEVTAPPELDITFTGRRRSLPDTVLTPPTRKLYSPVTTDLTGNMVAGSRAYAFKTFLDSMVTLPGDTPEQIHDKVVARISPVTQLPQQYRTSIAEKTTFGPGHPDTVEHFQAVKYMIHDYELFLADNGVDALIFPTVSNKTASGLTLPNLTRALINSFSLPAVTVPMGTVEVSGSVEPTTIQFVGRFLQDDKLLALAAAYERASQKRIVSPLVPPLDGESFELTMDSYVRANSPYSPPLLVVKKRATAKKTAGVKRLEVGGNIRLKADVATIRAWVNGQSVPVAIKGRQWKGSVSVEEILPYLTPGSKTAELSVLAEDSEGNTSATVLEIRVPKKL; translated from the coding sequence ATGAAGACCCGACCTACCACCTCGCTCATACTGTCCATCTGCTTCGCCGGCATCACCTACGGGATCGCCGGAGCGGCGGAGTCCACCGTGCCGGTCATCAAGACCTTCGACCTGGAGACCGCCACGCTCGACGACGTCCAGGAGGCCATGCGCCTCGGTGAACTCTCCAGCGTGGAGCTCACCCTGCTCTACCTGAACCGCATCGCGGCCTACGACAAGACGACCGGCCCCATCGGCCTGAATACCGTGCCCGCGCTGAATCCGGACGTGATCGCCGAGGCGGCACGCGCGGACAAGCTGCGCCGCCAGGGTGTGGATCTCGGTCCCCTCCACGGCGTGCCATTCACCGCGAAGGGCAACTACAACTTCAAGGGCATGGCCACCACGGACGGCATCTCCGTCTGGGCGGACTTCACCGCTCCCTACACCAGCCACGTCATCGAGGCGCTGCAGGAAAAGGGTGCTGTCTTCCTCGGCCACAACAACCTGGACACCTTCCAGTCCTCGACCGGCTCGACGAATTCCCAGACCTTCGGCCTGGCGCGGAATGCCTACAACCGCGAGTTCGCCACCGGCGGATCGAGCGGCGGCTCCGGCTCCTCCGTGGGCGCGAATCTCACCTTCTTCGCCCTCGGCGGCGAGACCGGCGGCTCCGTCCGCAGCCCCTCCGAGCGCGCGGGCATCGTGGGCTACAAGACCAGCCAGTCCCTCATCTCCGTGCGCGGCCTCGCACCGCTCGCATGGGATCGCGACGTGGTCGGCCCCATGACCCGCTACGCCGTGGACAATGCCCACGTGATGGAAGCCGCCTCGAAGGAAGACCCGGCGAACGTCTGGTCCAGCGTGACGGTCGATGAAGGCCGTCCACGCCCGGTGAACTTCGCCAGCCAGGCCACCACTTCCTCGCTCGCGGGCAAGAAATTCGGCATCCTGACGAATTCCGTGGGCACCTCCGACACCGGCGTGGCCGGCGCGATCAAGCAGGTCTTCGCCGAGGCGAAGGCGACGCTCGAGGCCGCCGGTGCCACCGTGGTGGAAGTGACCGCCCCGCCGGAGCTGGACATCACCTTCACCGGCCGCCGCCGCTCGCTGCCGGATACCGTGCTCACCCCGCCGACACGCAAGCTCTACTCGCCCGTCACCACGGACCTCACCGGCAACATGGTGGCCGGCTCGCGCGCCTATGCCTTCAAGACCTTCCTCGACAGCATGGTCACGCTGCCGGGCGACACGCCGGAGCAGATCCACGACAAGGTGGTGGCACGCATCAGCCCCGTCACCCAGCTCCCGCAGCAGTACCGCACCTCCATCGCGGAGAAGACCACCTTCGGCCCGGGCCACCCGGATACCGTGGAGCACTTCCAGGCGGTGAAGTACATGATCCATGACTACGAGCTCTTCCTGGCCGACAACGGCGTGGACGCGCTGATCTTCCCGACCGTCTCGAACAAGACCGCATCGGGCCTCACGCTGCCGAACCTGACCCGCGCGCTGATCAATTCCTTCAGCCTCCCGGCCGTCACCGTCCCGATGGGCACGGTGGAGGTCTCCGGATCGGTCGAGCCGACCACCATCCAGTTCGTCGGACGCTTCCTGCAGGATGACAAGCTGCTGGCCCTGGCCGCCGCCTACGAGCGCGCCAGCCAGAAGCGCATCGTCTCCCCGCTGGTGCCGCCGCTCGATGGCGAGAGCTTCGAGCTGACCATGGACTCCTACGTCCGCGCGAACTCGCCCTACTCCCCGCCGCTGCTGGTGGTGAAGAAGCGCGCCACGGCCAAGAAGACCGCCGGTGTGAAGCGCCTGGAAGTGGGCGGCAACATCCGCCTGAAGGCCGACGTGGCCACCATCCGCGCCTGGGTGAACGGCCAGTCCGTGCCAGTCGCCATCAAGGGCCGCCAGTGGAAGGGCTCGGTCTCCGTCGAGGAGATCCTCCCCTACCTGACCCCGGGATCGAAGACCGCGGAGCTGAGCGTCCTCGCCGAGGACAGCGAAGGAAACACCAGCGCCACGGTGCTGGAAATCCGCGTGCCGAAGAAGCTCTGA